GTCGTCAGGATCGACCGGATGATCATCCGTCAGAAGAACACTCTCACTCATTCTCGTCCCCCGTCTTAGGAACGGTTCCAGCTTCGATGTATGGCTGAAGTAGTTCCCGCAAATTAACTCGTGCTCGGCTGAGCAACGATTTGACCGCTTTCGTGGTCAGCCCCATTGTTTCGGCGATTTCCGCGTAGCTAAGGTTTTCGAAACGGGAAAGCATCAGCGCTGTTCGCTGACGTTCACCCAATGTTTTGACTGCGTGCAGAACGATGTCTCCTCGCTCGACGCCTTCAACGACGCGGCTTGGCATCAGTCCGCTCGCTTCCAATGCGGTGGCCGTCACGATGCCCACCGCTTGTGATCCGTCTCCACCTGTCGGCGCATCAACCTCGTTGACCTCTTGCCGACGCCCTTGACTGCGAGTCGCATTCCTCGCGACGTTTGCAGCGATTGTGAACAGCCAAGTCGAAAATTTTGCCCCTGGTTCGTAGCGTTCTCTTGCACGCCAGACCCGCATAAACGTTTCCTGCGCCAAGTCCTCCGCCATGTCGGCTCGCGGTCCCATCGCTCGCAACAGTCGGACCAAGCGCGGGTGATATTTGCGCAACAGTTCCTCATAAGCTGCCGCATCATCATTCTTGACACGCAACATCAATCGCACATCGGGATCCGATTGGCGATAACGCAATGCTGTGGATTCGCTGACAGACAACCGAGATGCACAACTCTAGAGGAAACAGGGATGATTCACGGCTGACGGCAAAGGTATCGCTAAGCGAACGAACGGGTTCGGTGGTCGCGACAACGGTTGGACGCAGCATATTGAATCACGTCAAATAATGGTCGCTGTTCGCGACCAACGCCTGAATTCTAATCTACCACGTTGAAACCCAAAACTTGGGTTGGGTTTCGCAGATTTGTCTGCCGTCAGAAAACCGGGCAAAAAATGTGATTCGCAACACGCAATCGAAAACACTGCCGCGTGGTTGACCAAGGATGAAGGCTTGCGGTTCAGGAAGGGAATAGGGATTCCTGGCAACGTGAAAACGGGACCAGCAGGAGTTCCGGTAGTCGCAGATCCTATTCCACTCTGTGTTCTGTAGCGGCTGACAGATCTGGTTGTGACGAATTGCGAAGTTTGGCAAAGCCACCCAGAGCAAACGCGAGAGCGAGTTCGACTGCCACGAAAAGCAGTCGTGTTAGGATCGCAGCAACAAGGGCCGTCGTCGGGCCAACGACCGGTGAAAGGATCACCGTCAAAGTTAGTTCACGTACCCCAGCCCCCCCTGGGATCAGGGACGCGAATCCCAACACCATGGCAAGGGCCATTGCCGCGACGGAAGCGAGAAAAAGCGTTAGCGAAGTAGTTTCGGGTAATCGTCCAGGGAGGCTGAAAACGATCAGGGCGAACGCTCCACCGATCAAGAACCATCCCCAAAGATGCCAAAACCAGGCTGCGGCAAAAAATCGCCACGAACGACCTGATGAACCTTCCGCGATATCTTGGTCAGTTTCCTTTTCTTCAGATCGTTGCACGCCAAGTTTTCGAATAATCCGTCCAAGGATCGGCGGCAGGCTTAGCATCGCACCAGCAATCCCACCAAGAAGGGCGCACCACGCGATCCAGCGATCCACCGGAAGGAACATGATCAAGGTTCCTGCCAATGCGGCACCAACAGCCATCATCATGATCGTTTCCATGAAGACCGATGTTGATCCCGCTAGCCAGGGGACACCCTGTTCTCGCAAGCGTCCCGCGCGGAGGACAACAACCATTGCCTTTCCGGGAACATATTTTCCCAAGTGACCGACGGTTTGAAACGCGATCGCATCTTTAGCGGTGACTCGATAACCCAGTAGGCGAGTCGCTTCACGCAGAACCAAACCACCGGTGGCCAGTCCGAGCGTATAGACCAACCCTGCGATGATGATCGTTGGCCAGTTGACGTTCGCCAGCGAAGGAAAGGCCTCGATCACTTGCTGGCGTTTTTGCCGAAGCGTTTGGCGCTCATTGTCACTGGCGGCGTTTGCGATTTGGTCGTCAAAAATCGCGACTTGGTCATCAAGTGATGACCGCTGAACCGCCAATTCGTCGATCGACTTTTTAATCGTCAATCCCAAGCCGAAAACAACCAGCAAAGCAATCACAAGCTTCGCGATTGCTTTGACATTCGTTTTCATTCTGCCTCGGGATATCGGATCGATTCCTTTTTCAGTCGGACTTTCCATTTCTTGACGATGTCTTCGCGGCGTGATTCGACGACTTCTTCCGGCCGGAAGAAAAGTGTCGTGCCACTGATATCACGAAGATGTTCCGATGCCAAGACGCGGACGGGAATCGAAGCAGATTCCAAGTGGGATACCAACTCGGCATCTCCACCTGTTTTCAGTTGGTCTTGTGAATAGCCGACTAACAGTTTGAAAAGGGTGTCGCCGTCGGCGTTGTCCAAAGCTTCGTTTTGTCCCGCGATAGCCGTTCGAACCGCAGCCGCATCGTCAACACTGCGGTCCAGCATGTCACGGATCGCGTCAAGGTGCGATGACCAGTAAAGACGCTGTTTCCCAACGCTTAGCAGTCCATCAACGCCAAAGTATGCCGACGCGTCATTGAGAGCCAACATCGTTTTTCCGGCCAACGCGGCAACTTCGTTTCTGCGGAAACCCAAGGCAACTCGCAGGGACAATGTCAATGAATCTGTCTTGTCGCTACGAACGAGTTCAAGGAGATCCGATGCGGCCTGTGCTTCCAGTGAACCGGTATCGAATTCGGGGTCGACCCACGATGGCAAAGACTCGAGGGCGGCAACCGCTGGGGCTTTCGAGGTTTCATCACATACGATAAACGAAACGGATTCATTTTCAGCGAGCTCGAAGTCGCCCGGCGGTTCACAATCAAGTTGCGACGTTGCCACTATGGTTTGCCCTTTGAAGGACAGATCGCCGGCGATGCTGAATAGCTGAATTTCGGTCTTATGGTTTTCGGGGATCATTGGATCAATCCCCAACAGCCGCTGGTGGTCAACCTGGTAGCCAAACGATGCGACCTCCGACTCTGCGGTTACCAGCACTGCGATATCTTTAAATCGCAAAACGATTTGGTCCCCTGCATCAGCGAGTTGCACGATCCCTCTACCAAATCGGGCATCGATGCTGATTGTGGAATCATCATCCGGTGTTCCTGATCGGAAGACCACTTGGCTTGCACCGACCAGTGTCAAAGACTTGTTCGGTTTATCCATCGTGAACGTTGCACGATATTCGGGCCCGCAAGCGATGCGTCGCTCTGTCAGGATATCAGCGTCCGGAGCCACCAATTTCCAGTCATCGTCAACTTGCATTGCGACCATTGCATTGTCTGAAACCAATTTGGCGATTGCCGTCGCTGCTCGGTTGACGTCTTCCACAGACGAAGCAGGTTTTTCGATTAGGTCCTTCTCTGCGTTTGTCGGATCAAGGTCCGACATATCGGTAGCGGGGGACGTTGTATCTGCGTTTGCGATTCGTTCGTCGGGGCTATTTTCAACTGTGCCCATCTCGGGTTCGGTACCCATCCCTGTTTCCGTGTCGCCCGCGATTTCGATTGACGGCGGAACAGGTGGGGCTTCAGAGGTAACCTCGTCTGCAACCGCGGGATTGACCATTTCGGGATCAACCTCCGCCGATTCGGATGACTTGTCCGACGGTGTATCCATCGGAATCGGTGGTGCCGAAAACTCCACTTCGACTTCAGTCTCGGGTTCGTCCGATGTCTTCGCGGTGGACGCGTTGCTTGGCGAATCTGAGCTTGTTGGCGGTTTGGTATCCGGTGCAACGGGCTTTGCTTCGTCATCGGAAACGACTTCAGCTTCGTCACTGGGTTCGATCACCGCTGACATCTGTTGATCGTCAGTCGTTTTCGATGCCTGCGGACCCATCATTGGCGCAAAAACTTTGCTGATCGCAAATAAGAGCACTCCCACAAGTGCCAGCGAAACCAGCCATGGCGTAATGCGTGAGGGGCGGATGTCGCCTTCATAGAAATCCGATCGCTCGAGTTCACGTAGCGGTCGACTTCCTGCAAGAGGGCTGCCATCGTCCATGAAGTTTGCGGCGACCGCGAATTGTTCCGATTGTTCTCTCAGCTTGGTTGCCGCTTGAAAGACACCGCTATCACCAGCATCGACCGGCTTGACCTCGTGTGGTACTTGCGTCGTTTGGTCGGACAGACTTGGTGGGGGCATCACGCTCGGGGGGATCGATCCGATCGTAGCTTCGTCCGGGATGTCAAACGACGGCGGCTCAGGCGTTATTGTCGAGCTTTCGGCTGCCTCTTCGGACAGTTCGATGCTGGAATAACGCGGACCGATCCCGCCTGCGATCGCTGCCCCGGTTCCGAATAGGTCTTGCGCGTCCTCGGTCGCTCGAACATTGCCAACCTCATCAACCATTGCAAAGATTCGGCTGCGAAGTTCGTCGGATGCTTTCGCTGGCTGGCCCAGAACCATGGTCAAAATCTGATGACACGCGCCGGCTTCAGCCAAGCTCGGCAATGAGTCCAAACACGCTTTCTCAAGTTCGGCCGTCTGTTCCGGCGAAAGCGTGCTATCGAGGTAGTCACTCATCATGTTCGCGTCCTCGATCGGGTGAACCGATTCGGGCGCGGGGGCGGACAACTGCGGATTAGTGATGCACGCTCGGATTGCCTGGACAAGCTGAGTGGCCTGTCCGCTTCGCTCAAGTTTGTCACGTAGGATCTCGCGGTCACGCGGATCCAAGGTGTCATCCAAGTAGGCGAGCAGGGTGCGAAGAGTCAGTCTCATGATGGTCACTGTGAGGGTTCGACATTGGACGGTGACGATCAGCTTGGGGCCCACCGCGGAGTGGTGCGATGGATCGTGATCCCAAGCGAGTTTCAGCGTCTATGTCGTTAGTGACATGGAAGACAATCGGCCGTGCAACCAACTGAGAAAAATCTTAGAAAACTACAGCAGCAGAAAGTTCGCGCAATGGCGCAAACAGTCCGCGTTGCCCGAGACGGCGAATTTCGCTAGCCAAGAACTTTGGTGATCGGAAGGCTCATCGCGAACGTCGCGATCGCGGTCAGGATGACAGCAGCGGTCCAAATGACTGCGATGATGGATCCGACCATCCAAAACTGGCTTAGCGACTTTGCGGCAACCAACGCGGCAACGGGAGAACTGGATTCGGCAGCCGCTTTTAGCTTGGTGGAAACCTGGATCGCTAGTGCGCCAAAGATGCTGCCTGCAACGGCGGAGACACTGAAAATGGAAGCCGAATAGTAGTCGGAATAGAGTTTCTGGCCGCCTTCATTGAGCTTTAAAAACTGAACGACAAGGAAAATCAAACAGCCGACGATGAGGCCGATACCAAGCATCAGTATCCATCCATGATTTTGGCAAATCTCATTGGTGAGTGCGTTTCCGGAGGGAGAATCTGCACTGATCAAATCCTCGGAGACGCTACCTTCTGAGTTGCCCGCAGAAGGTTTGGGTTTTCCGCCGAATAGTTCGGGTAGAGCCTCGGATGCTGCAGTCCAAGACTGCATGCCGTTCTTCCAAACCAAGGAATCCTTTTTCAAAATTTTGGCTTCTGCATAGAGCCGCATTTGGTCCATCGAGACAGGGCCTTGCTTTTCCCCTTGGACATGAGCGTACCACTGGGCGGTTGCGTTTTCGTTTGGTGCGATGCAACCAGCTTGCCCTGCCGCCCCTTCACCTGGTGGGACAACCGAACCGTCAGCAGCCATGTCACCGGCGATAGCACCCATGGCGCTGGCGCGTGGAAAGAAGTTCCCGAATTCTTCAGCCTTGGTCCAACTGAGACCGTCCGCGGACAGTTCGTGTACGCGGGTGACCTGCCCACGACGAACCATTTCTTTGACTTTATCTGGAGCCAGCGGAC
This genomic interval from Stieleria sp. JC731 contains the following:
- a CDS encoding RNA polymerase sigma factor, which gives rise to MRYRQSDPDVRLMLRVKNDDAAAYEELLRKYHPRLVRLLRAMGPRADMAEDLAQETFMRVWRARERYEPGAKFSTWLFTIAANVARNATRSQGRRQEVNEVDAPTGGDGSQAVGIVTATALEASGLMPSRVVEGVERGDIVLHAVKTLGERQRTALMLSRFENLSYAEIAETMGLTTKAVKSLLSRARVNLRELLQPYIEAGTVPKTGDENE
- a CDS encoding YbhN family protein — its product is MKTNVKAIAKLVIALLVVFGLGLTIKKSIDELAVQRSSLDDQVAIFDDQIANAASDNERQTLRQKRQQVIEAFPSLANVNWPTIIIAGLVYTLGLATGGLVLREATRLLGYRVTAKDAIAFQTVGHLGKYVPGKAMVVVLRAGRLREQGVPWLAGSTSVFMETIMMMAVGAALAGTLIMFLPVDRWIAWCALLGGIAGAMLSLPPILGRIIRKLGVQRSEEKETDQDIAEGSSGRSWRFFAAAWFWHLWGWFLIGGAFALIVFSLPGRLPETTSLTLFLASVAAMALAMVLGFASLIPGGAGVRELTLTVILSPVVGPTTALVAAILTRLLFVAVELALAFALGGFAKLRNSSQPDLSAATEHRVE
- a CDS encoding DUF4339 domain-containing protein; its protein translation is MTQIERVFIRFRGRTIGPLAPDKVKEMVRRGQVTRVHELSADGLSWTKAEEFGNFFPRASAMGAIAGDMAADGSVVPPGEGAAGQAGCIAPNENATAQWYAHVQGEKQGPVSMDQMRLYAEAKILKKDSLVWKNGMQSWTAASEALPELFGGKPKPSAGNSEGSVSEDLISADSPSGNALTNEICQNHGWILMLGIGLIVGCLIFLVVQFLKLNEGGQKLYSDYYSASIFSVSAVAGSIFGALAIQVSTKLKAAAESSSPVAALVAAKSLSQFWMVGSIIAVIWTAAVILTAIATFAMSLPITKVLG